The following DNA comes from Bacteroidales bacterium.
CGGGGTTGTTGTTTATGATTGTTGGAAATTGCCTGAAATAAAGCTTATCTATATATAATTGAGAATTTCCTTTTGGTTTTGGCTTACTATTACCATTACCTTTTGTCACAAATGCACACAAAGACATACTGGCACTATCCGGCATTTGACTAGGATTAAAGTTAAGTGGCATACTCCTTTCCGTATAAGCATTTACAGTATTTCCATCATAGTACTGTCCGCCTCCAATCCCTCCCATGCCTGCTTTATAAAAACCGAAAGAAACTTCCATTGAATCTTGGTTTTGAGGAATATACTTGTAACAAAATGTAAGAGTATTATAATTAAATGGCTGTGTGAGCTTAAATGAAGGATGGTCACCATTATCATTATTAGTTGGCTTTCGGGTCGTAATATAACCCCAAACAGTATCGGTAGAAGTAACATAATTTTGAATTAATACAGCATGTTGTCCTTCGCACTTATCTGAAGTCATAACAAAAGAAGGAGGTAATCCACTTTTATCACTGTAATTTTCATTATACCATCCCGGCAAGTTATAAGTCATAGTTGAATCCCATTGTTCAAAGCCATTGTTTGGAATCTGCTGTGTAATACCTGTTCCGGTAAAAGTAATATCATCAATAATCATATAATTTCCTGCCGGAAATGGTCCCTCAGGATGAGCTATATAATCAGAAGCTATAACTCCAATAATAACAGTATCTGGATTATCAGACACCAGATAATTAATTCCAATCTTTATTTCTCTGAAACCGCTGGTATGTACTCCACCAATAATAGCTTTATTTATCGGAGTTATTATCGGTATTCTGTTTTTCTTAAATATAAGAACTAACCTTGCACTATCATTACCGACAAAATTGTATTTTGCAAATATCCTTAATGTATCAGGTCTCTGGGAATAAGGTTTTCCTCCATACCAATTTATACCTTGATCAGTATTACCGTCAATAAGAACACCCGGATTAAATTGTATTGAATCGTTTTGCAGTTTACATGCCCAGTTGCCACCATGTGCCGGTTTAACATGCGAAATTCCTCCCATTGCTATATCCCAAAACTTTGGCATATATTGTTGCGTTGAGTCCCATGTTTCCATGTTCCAGTTGGGAACATCGTATTGCGCAAATGCTGTCATAGAGAGCATAAGCGAAAACAAAATTGCAAATAGTTTTTTCATAAGTTTTATAAATTTTAGTTGTTTAATTAAAAATGAACGACAAAAGTACAAAACTTTTCTTCATATTTAGTTTACAAAAAAAATTATTATGTTAAAAAAGCACAAAAAAAAATTTCATAATGTAAATTTATTCTTTACTAATTTTGGTCGTTGCTTTTCTGAAAATTCAGATTGGTTTTTGTTTTTTTATGGAGTTTCTTGAAAATGAAATTATATAATTCTATTTAACGTGAGTTCGGGATTATAAATATTGAAATTAAATAATTTAATTGTTTTTTTATTTGGTGGCTATATTTTTCTTGCCACTAAAACACCAAATCACCAAAATCCACGAAAGTTATGTATTGTGCTATCTTTTATATTAATATTGTTTGAAACAAATTAAATCCCGAACTCTATGATGAAATTTATTCACTGGAAAAGGAGTTAAAGTATGAACTATTTCCAAATACTTTATTTGACTACGATTTTGGAATTGATATAGACGGAACATATTGGGATGATAAAATCAAGGAGAATATTGTAAAAATAGAAAGAAATGAAGCAATGAGTGAAGATTACGATGAAGATTACCACAGAGAAATAAAATTTAACAGTGAAAGTGATAGCGAAGAAAATGCAATAGATGATTTGTTTGTTAAATCAGAATAAATGCTGTAAACAACGAGTATGTTAATAGAAATCCTCTCAAATAATAAAATTAATATTTGGTTCATTTAACAATTTAATAGTAAATTTAGTCAACTATTTGGGTGAAATTTTTGCTAATTTATAGAAAGCAAAAAAATACTTACTTTTGAATTTTACTATAAATAATAATGGATAAAAAAAAATTATCGGAACGTGATATTTGTACAAAGTTTATAACACCTGCGGTTGAAAAAGCAGGGTGGAATAAACAAACGCAGTTATTGGAAGAAGTTTTTTTTACTGATGGCAAAATATATGTTCGTGGCAAGCTAACAGCAAGAGGAGAAAGAAAACGTGCCGATTATATTCTTTATTATAAACCCAATATTCCAATTGCAATAATTGAAGCAAAAGACAATAAACATTCTGTTAGAGCAGGAATTCAACAAGCATTGAATTATGCTAAGATACTTGATATTCCATGTGTATTCAGCAGTAATGGAGATGGTTTTTTATTTCACGACAGAACTGCAACAGACGAAAATATTGAGAAAGAATTAAGTATTGATAACTTCCCTTCACCTGAACAGCTTTGGGAAAAATACAAGAAATATAAAGGTATTACGACAACTAATGCTGAAAAAATTGCTTCTCAAGATTATTATTTTGATGGAAGCGGAAGAAAACCTCGATACTATCAACAAATTGCTATAAATAGGACTTGTGAAGCAATCGCCGGTGGGCAAAATAGAATTCTGTTAGTTATGGCGACTGGTACAGGAAAAACATATACTGCATTTCAGATTATTCATCGCTTGTGGAAAGCAGGAGCAAAAAAACGAATTCTATTTTTAGCAGACCGCAATGCTTTGATAGACCAAACAAAAAGAGGCGACTTTAAATATTTCAGAGATAAAATGACTGTGGTAAAACACAGACAAATTGATAAAAGTTATGAAATTTATTTAGCATTATATCAAGGTTTATCGGGTTCGGAAGAAGATGCAAATGTTTACAAACAATTTTCACCTGATTTCTTTGATTTAATTGTTATTGATGAGTGCCACAGAGGAAGTGCAAAAGAAGATAGTGCTTGGCGGGAAATTTTAACCTATTTCAAAAACGCTACTCATATAGGTTTAACTGCCACTCCAAAAGAAATTAAAGAGACAAGCAATATTGAATATTTCGGAGACCCGATTTATACATATTCTCTGAAACAAGGAATTGACGATGGTTTTCTTGCTCCATACAGAGTTATTCGAGTTGCTTTAAATGTTGATGCAGAAGGTTGGAGACCTGAAAAAGGCAAAACCGACAAAGATGGAAATATTGTTGAAGACCGTATATATAACCGTAAAGATTTTGACCGTAACATTGTAATTGATGAGCGAACTGAATCAGTTGCAAATAAAGTTTCGGAGTTTTTAAAAGGTTATGATAGATTTGCAAAAACAATTATTTTCTGTGCAGATATTGACCATGCAGAGCGTATGCGTTCAGCTATTTCAAATCAAAATGCAGATTTGATTGCAGAAAATTATAAATACGCAATGCAAATAACCGGCGATAATGATGAAGGAAAACGTGAATTAGATAACTTTACTAATCCCGAAGAAAAATATCCTGTTATTGC
Coding sequences within:
- a CDS encoding DEAD/DEAH box helicase family protein; this encodes MDKKKLSERDICTKFITPAVEKAGWNKQTQLLEEVFFTDGKIYVRGKLTARGERKRADYILYYKPNIPIAIIEAKDNKHSVRAGIQQALNYAKILDIPCVFSSNGDGFLFHDRTATDENIEKELSIDNFPSPEQLWEKYKKYKGITTTNAEKIASQDYYFDGSGRKPRYYQQIAINRTCEAIAGGQNRILLVMATGTGKTYTAFQIIHRLWKAGAKKRILFLADRNALIDQTKRGDFKYFRDKMTVVKHRQIDKSYEIYLALYQGLSGSEEDANVYKQFSPDFFDLIVIDECHRGSAKEDSAWREILTYFKNATHIGLTATPKEIKETSNIEYFGDPIYTYSLKQGIDDGFLAPYRVIRVALNVDAEGWRPEKGKTDKDGNIVEDRIYNRKDFDRNIVIDERTESVANKVSEFLKGYDRFAKTIIFCADIDHAERMRSAISNQNADLIAENYKYAMQITGDNDEGKRELDNFTNPEEKYPVIATTSELMTTGIDAQTCKVIVLDANINSMTKFKQIIGRGTRINEEFDKLYFTILDFRNATDLFADKDFDGDPIRVKPVSEDFDLSGIVEEEENDTTPIIDEVSGEEIEIEKPTIRYPEGNIQTNIFKEPRQKVYVNGVDVSVLVSRELYFDQHGKPITTSLKDHTKEIIKNKFATLNDFLNKWNTTDRKEAIIAELQEQGVLVEALYEAVGKQVDLFDLICHVAYDQPPLTRKERVNNVKKRNYFTKYGEQAKKVLEALLDKYADEGIENIESIEVLRVNPFDEFGSPTEIIKEFGSKEKYLQAIKELEKELYKTA